The DNA region CGCGTGTGTCTTCTTTCGGCGTCACCGGCACGATCACGATCTGGTTCGTCGCCACTCGTGGAGGCAACACCAAGCCATCGTCATCGGAATGCGCCATGATGAGCGTTCCGATCAAGCGGGTGGAAACACCCCACGACGTGGTCCACGCGTGCTGCTGGTTGCCATCGCGGCCGACAAATGTGATGTCCTGCGCTTTGGAGAAATTCTGACCAAGGAAGTGCGACGTTCCGGCCTGGATCGCCTTCTTGTCCTGCACCATCGCCTCGACGGTGAGTGTCATGTCGGCACCCGGGAAGCGCTCGATCTCAGACTTCTCACCAGCAATCACAGGGATCGCCAAGTAGTCGCGCAGGAATGCCTCGTACACGCCGTGGATCAGACGGGTTTCTTCAATCGCCTCGTCCTTGGTTTCGTGGGCGGTGTGCCCTTCCTGCCAGAGGAACTCAGCCGTACGAAGGAACAAACGCGGACGCATCTCCCAACGCATCACATTGGCCCACTGGTTGATCAACAATGGCAGGTCGCGGTAGCTCTGTGTCCAGCGTGCGAATGCCGAGCCGATCACGGTCTCGGAGGTCGGACGGATAACAAATGGCTCGGTGAGTTCACCGGACGGCACCATCTTGGTGGTTCCGTCTTCCTGCTTTACCGCTTCAAGTCGGTGGTGGGTAACCACCGCGCACTCGGTGGCGAAGCCTTCGGCGTGCTCGGCTTCCTTCTCAAGGTAGGAAAGTGGGATCAGCAGTGGAAAGTACGCGTTCTGGTGACCGGTCTCTTTGAACTTCCGGTCCAACTGACGCTGGATCAACTCCCACACGCCGTAGCCCCACGGCTTGATTACCATGCACCCGCGCACCTCCGAGTTTTCGGCCATATCGGAGGCCTTGACGACTTGCTGGTACCACTCTGGAAAGTCTTCGGAGCGGGTCGGTGTGATGGCGGTCTTGGGCTTGCTCATGGGATGAATACCATGCGCCGAAGATCCGCGCATGCAACCAGAAGAAACGAAGCCAAGCTCACCGCGATTCGTCACCGATTCAGTCCATCGACCCGCTCGCGGGCGGCTTCCTCGGTGGTGCGCTTGCGCTTCGACTTCTTGCGCCCTTCCGGCACCGTGCCCCCATTCCAGTCAAAGGGTAGCATCACCACATCCACCAACCCACTGGCTCCGCCATCCGCTACCAAAATCACCGGCGAAATAATCTTCTGCGGCAAGTTCGGCTCGTCCTTGTTGGGACGGTTGTACAAACAGTTATAGGCGAACCGCGAACCGACAAATGGCCCGGGCGCCGCAACTTCACCGCCGGCATTTTCAGGCCCACGGCTCATGAACGACGAACAACAGCTCAGTCCGGCAACCAATGCCAGTGCCGCCACCGGTGTGGCAATCAATCGAATCATCGAACGACGCATAACGAACGATGGAAATAAACCGATCAGCGTTTAAATGAAAGCCAAATCGTTCTGAGTAGCGAGCAGCTAGTAGGAAGTAGGGAGGGACTCTATGCGTTGACCTCACGTCACCTCGCCCCCAACAGGCCCTCTCAGAGATCAGGCATGCACATCCCCCGCGCGCAGCGCGCACACCCTCCCGACCTACTCGCTGCTTGCTACCCGCTACTCCGTTAATACCAGAGCAGCGAGGCGACGAGCACCAAGACGCCGTAGCCCAAGCCGGCACCCATTGCCAGTTTCCAGCGCTTGTCGTCGGCGGTCACCCACTTCACCGAATCGCGGAAGAGATATGGCTTACCGATCCAGAACAGCGCCTTGAAAATCCCAGCATACGCCAACACGACCAGCAACAGACGGCTCGTCGGTTCTTTCTGGAATGCGGCGTCGAGCACCACGGCCGCGGCAAGCAGCACCAAGCACCCCAGTGCCCGAACACTCAAAAACTCGGTCGCATACACGCCCACCAACACGGCGCCGATCGGCACCGCCCAGGTCAGCATGCCTCGCATCCCATTGAACTCACCCAGCGACATCACCGGAATCTCGACGATCCCCAGGTTCAATCCGGCGAACAGCCCGTAACACCAAACCGCCGCCACAACCAACAAGCCAATCCCCATGTTGCGGCTGCGCGGGAAGCTCTTGAGTGCGTTCTTTGCAGCCTCCGGCTTGGCCAGTCCGAGCGAGTGCGCCACCAGCAGGTACGCGGCAACGACAAAGCCTACCGTCTTGAGACCGGTCGGCGAGGAGTAAAGGGATTCGTAAACCATGGGGGTGAGCGGAACTGGAGGTCGCGTAGGGAAATGAAAATCGGTCAGCGCACGATCGCACGTGCGCTGACCACGATGGACTAAACGACGCTGCCGTAAAGCGTGAATCCTACCGTTTCTTCGATCTTCACAGGAAAGACCTGACCGGTAAGCTTCGCCGGATCACCGTCGAAAATGACAATTTTGTTCTGCGACGTGCGTCCGGACAGTCGCTCTTTGTTGTTTCGGCTCGGCCCTTCGCAAAGCACCACCTGCTCGGTTCCGACCAGTTCCGCCAGCTTGCGCTGGGCGAGCTCGCCGACCAACTTGAGCAGGTCCTGGTTGCGCTCTTCTTTGACACGCTCCGACACCTGATCCTCCATCTCCGCAGCCGGTGTGCCGCGGCGCTTGGAGTAGCGGAAAACGAAGGCGTTGTCGAAATCGAGGCGGCGGATCGTCTCCTTTGTCGCCTGGTAATCTTCTTCGGTCTCGCCTGGGAAGCCCACGATGACGTCGGTGGTGATCGCCAGATCCGGACGCGCCGCCTTCATCTTTTCGCAGATCTCAATGAACTTCTCGTTCTTGTACGGACGACGCATCGCCTTGAGGATGCGGTCGCTACCACTCTGCATCGGGAAGTGGATGTGGCTCGCGAGCTTCGGCAGGTAGGTAAATGCAGCCACCAGGTCGTCGCGGTAGCCAATCGGGTGCGGCGAGGTGAAACGGATGCGCTCGATCCCATCGACCGCGTGCACCGCTTCGAGCAACTGCACGAACGGACTCTTGCCATCGACTTTCGGGAACTCGGTACGCCCGTAAAGGTTCACGATCTGACCCAGCAGCGTCACTTCCTTCACGCCCTTGTCGCGCAGGCGCTTCACTTCCTCGACGATGTCGGCAATTGGTCGTCCGCGCTCAGGTCCGCGGGTATAAGGCACGATGCAGAACGCACACTTCATGTTGCAGCCCTG from Sulfuriroseicoccus oceanibius includes:
- the proS gene encoding proline--tRNA ligase; the encoded protein is MSKPKTAITPTRSEDFPEWYQQVVKASDMAENSEVRGCMVIKPWGYGVWELIQRQLDRKFKETGHQNAYFPLLIPLSYLEKEAEHAEGFATECAVVTHHRLEAVKQEDGTTKMVPSGELTEPFVIRPTSETVIGSAFARWTQSYRDLPLLINQWANVMRWEMRPRLFLRTAEFLWQEGHTAHETKDEAIEETRLIHGVYEAFLRDYLAIPVIAGEKSEIERFPGADMTLTVEAMVQDKKAIQAGTSHFLGQNFSKAQDITFVGRDGNQQHAWTTSWGVSTRLIGTLIMAHSDDDGLVLPPRVATNQIVIVPVTPKEDTRDAVIDACHALAKTLRGKTWEGEPIRVHVDDRDLGGGVKKWEWVKKGVPLRVEIGPRDLESRKVCLQKRTDAANQKAFVEKEEFLQEVGNHLSEVQLGLLDRAIKFRDENLQEVDTLDQLEKNFSEKGAANWCLAPWAGTNEEEEALSKKHRISIRCFPVGELGEGPEKPCIVTGKPTTRRAVWARSY
- the miaB gene encoding tRNA (N6-isopentenyl adenosine(37)-C2)-methylthiotransferase MiaB, whose product is MPKVFIKTYGCQMNERDSEQVGHMFTERGYTLTRDEKDADVILVNTCSVRDQAEQKALGKMGLMGRYRQRNPDIVYGFMGCMAQSRGDELIKTVPHLDLVVGTQKYHRVVDHVEQIVRAREEREMDDLRISITDVEEESDSQNTIRDHQVTEGQGSAFVSIMQGCNMKCAFCIVPYTRGPERGRPIADIVEEVKRLRDKGVKEVTLLGQIVNLYGRTEFPKVDGKSPFVQLLEAVHAVDGIERIRFTSPHPIGYRDDLVAAFTYLPKLASHIHFPMQSGSDRILKAMRRPYKNEKFIEICEKMKAARPDLAITTDVIVGFPGETEEDYQATKETIRRLDFDNAFVFRYSKRRGTPAAEMEDQVSERVKEERNQDLLKLVGELAQRKLAELVGTEQVVLCEGPSRNNKERLSGRTSQNKIVIFDGDPAKLTGQVFPVKIEETVGFTLYGSVV